In one window of Juglans regia cultivar Chandler chromosome 3, Walnut 2.0, whole genome shotgun sequence DNA:
- the LOC109011964 gene encoding probable E3 ubiquitin-protein ligase BAH1-like isoform X1 encodes MKFGETFTEYLHGDQEWFLEKCSHVEYKSLKKVLKTCRSCKPLGDSCKSECQLCDQKFFSELTKEASEINGCFSSRVRHLLDLHVASGMQGYLLRLRRYFKNDQQAMVLEGRMLVEYVTMNAIAIRKILKKYDKVHCSENGRNFKSKLRAEHIELLQSPLLIELAAFYLSLNGEKKGEFNEFSSQFSCDFDATPPVMKLRLPHSIKLEYDLTCAVCLVRSFFSIAFWGNIFCFCTHSLIYVYLIMLSQDVVFNSYALSCGHLFCKSCACSSASVLIFQGLKTANPESKCPICRQVGVYAKAMHMVELDMLLKKRCKDYWKERFAAERAETTKQSKEFWDAEAKYLIGY; translated from the exons ATGAAATTCGGGGAGACTTTCACGGAGTACCTGCACGGTGACCAGGAGTGGTTCTTGGAAAAATGTTCTCATGTCGAATATAAGAGCCTCAAGAAAGTTCTAAAGACCTGTCGGAGTTGCAAACCATTGGGTGATTCCTGCAAATCGGAATGTCAAT TGTGTGATCAGAAGTTCTTTTCTGAGCTGACGAAGGAAGCTTCGGAAATAAATGGATGCTTTAGTTCAAGAGTGAGGCATCTCCTTGATCTTCATGTTGCCTCCGGAATGCAGGGATATTTATTGCGTTTGCGTCGTTATTTCAAGAATGATCAACAGGCAATGGTACTAGAAGGACGGATGCTGGTTGAATATGTTACAATGAATGCGATTGCAATCAGAAAAATCCTTAAGAAGTATGATAAA GTTCATTGCTCAGAAAATGGGAGGAATTTCAAATCCAAATTGCGGGCGGAACACATTGAGCTTTTGCAATCACCTTTGCTCATAGAATTGGCTGCTTTTTATTTGAGTCTCAACggagaaaaaaaaggagagttTAATGAGTTCTCCAGCCAGTTTTCTTGTGATTTTGATGCCACCCCACCTGTAATGAAATTGAGACTTCCGCATTCTATAAAGCTAGAATATGATCTGACTTGCGCTGTTTGCTTGGTAAGATCCTTTTTTTCAATTGCATTCTGGGGAAATATATTTTGCTTTTGCACGCATTCTcttatatatgtgtatttaatTATGCTCTCACAGGATGTTGTTTTTAATTCATACGCATTGAGTTGCGGCCATCTTTTTTGCAAGTCATGTGCTTGCTCATCTGCTTCTGTCTTGATCTTCCAAGGCCTTAAAACTGCAAATCCGGAGTCAAAGTGCCCAATTTGCAGACAG GTTGGAGTATATGCAAAAGCAATGCACATGGTAGAACTGGACATGCTATTGAAAAAAAG GTGTAAAGACTATTGGAAGGAGAGGTTTGCTGCAGAACGTGCCGAGACGACGAAACAATCCAAGGAGTTTTGGGATGCAGAGGCCAAGTATTTAATTGGGTATTGA
- the LOC109011964 gene encoding probable E3 ubiquitin-protein ligase BAH1-like isoform X2, whose protein sequence is MKFGETFTEYLHGDQEWFLEKCSHVEYKSLKKVLKTCRSCKPLGDSCKSECQLCDQKFFSELTKEASEINGCFSSRVRHLLDLHVASGMQGYLLRLRRYFKNDQQAMVLEGRMLVEYVTMNAIAIRKILKKYDKVHCSENGRNFKSKLRAEHIELLQSPLLIELAAFYLSLNGEKKGEFNEFSSQFSCDFDATPPVMKLRLPHSIKLEYDLTCAVCLDVVFNSYALSCGHLFCKSCACSSASVLIFQGLKTANPESKCPICRQVGVYAKAMHMVELDMLLKKRCKDYWKERFAAERAETTKQSKEFWDAEAKYLIGY, encoded by the exons ATGAAATTCGGGGAGACTTTCACGGAGTACCTGCACGGTGACCAGGAGTGGTTCTTGGAAAAATGTTCTCATGTCGAATATAAGAGCCTCAAGAAAGTTCTAAAGACCTGTCGGAGTTGCAAACCATTGGGTGATTCCTGCAAATCGGAATGTCAAT TGTGTGATCAGAAGTTCTTTTCTGAGCTGACGAAGGAAGCTTCGGAAATAAATGGATGCTTTAGTTCAAGAGTGAGGCATCTCCTTGATCTTCATGTTGCCTCCGGAATGCAGGGATATTTATTGCGTTTGCGTCGTTATTTCAAGAATGATCAACAGGCAATGGTACTAGAAGGACGGATGCTGGTTGAATATGTTACAATGAATGCGATTGCAATCAGAAAAATCCTTAAGAAGTATGATAAA GTTCATTGCTCAGAAAATGGGAGGAATTTCAAATCCAAATTGCGGGCGGAACACATTGAGCTTTTGCAATCACCTTTGCTCATAGAATTGGCTGCTTTTTATTTGAGTCTCAACggagaaaaaaaaggagagttTAATGAGTTCTCCAGCCAGTTTTCTTGTGATTTTGATGCCACCCCACCTGTAATGAAATTGAGACTTCCGCATTCTATAAAGCTAGAATATGATCTGACTTGCGCTGTTTGCTTG GATGTTGTTTTTAATTCATACGCATTGAGTTGCGGCCATCTTTTTTGCAAGTCATGTGCTTGCTCATCTGCTTCTGTCTTGATCTTCCAAGGCCTTAAAACTGCAAATCCGGAGTCAAAGTGCCCAATTTGCAGACAG GTTGGAGTATATGCAAAAGCAATGCACATGGTAGAACTGGACATGCTATTGAAAAAAAG GTGTAAAGACTATTGGAAGGAGAGGTTTGCTGCAGAACGTGCCGAGACGACGAAACAATCCAAGGAGTTTTGGGATGCAGAGGCCAAGTATTTAATTGGGTATTGA